A section of the Pediococcus inopinatus genome encodes:
- the argS gene encoding arginine--tRNA ligase, whose protein sequence is MDYKKQIAQSIVTALEGQVEEQVVYEKVEVPKTSKMGDFAFPTFMLAKTMHKAPQMIATDLVDKINQNDYEKVEAAGPYVNFFMDKSAFSSEILQTVLTEEDHFGDATVGDNGKVPIDMSSPNIAKPISMGHLRSTVIGNALANLLAKTGYQPVKINHLGDWGTQFGKLIEGYKLWGSEEEVKADPINKLLEYYVRFHKEDQEHPELDDEARKWFKKLEEGDEEATKLWEWFRSVSLDSFKQIYDKLGITFDSFKGEAFYNDKMDEVVQILEDKNLLKESQGAEIVDLDKYNLNPALIKKTDGATLYITRDLAAAIYRKRTYDFSQSLYVVGAEQINHFKQLKAVLKEMGFDWSDDIHHVPFGLITLNGKKLSTRSGRVVLLDKVLDDAIDLAKKQIQDKNPDLANADKVAHEVGVGAVIFHDLKNERMNSFDFDLNEVVRFEGETGPYVQYTRARAESILRKAEHQVTTDGLKLADPNAWETLKQLQNYPDTILRAVKEYEPSIIAKYALHLSKSFNQYYANSKVLVKDEQLNARLALVKSVSVVLENALSLLGVQSPEEM, encoded by the coding sequence ATGGATTATAAAAAACAGATTGCACAAAGCATTGTTACTGCTCTTGAGGGGCAAGTTGAAGAACAAGTAGTTTATGAAAAAGTCGAAGTTCCTAAGACAAGTAAAATGGGTGATTTTGCTTTTCCAACGTTTATGTTAGCAAAAACTATGCATAAAGCCCCACAAATGATTGCGACGGATTTAGTTGATAAAATTAATCAAAATGATTACGAAAAAGTTGAAGCTGCAGGCCCTTATGTGAACTTTTTCATGGATAAAAGTGCCTTCAGTTCTGAAATTTTACAAACTGTTTTGACTGAAGAGGATCATTTTGGGGATGCTACAGTTGGTGATAATGGCAAGGTCCCAATTGATATGTCATCACCAAACATTGCTAAACCAATTTCAATGGGGCATTTACGCTCAACGGTTATCGGAAATGCGTTGGCAAACTTGTTGGCTAAAACTGGCTATCAACCAGTTAAAATCAATCATTTAGGCGATTGGGGAACGCAATTTGGTAAGCTAATTGAAGGCTACAAGCTTTGGGGTAGTGAAGAAGAGGTTAAGGCGGATCCAATTAATAAATTATTGGAATACTACGTGCGTTTCCATAAAGAAGACCAGGAACATCCTGAACTTGATGACGAGGCTCGTAAGTGGTTTAAGAAGCTTGAAGAGGGTGATGAGGAAGCCACAAAACTTTGGGAGTGGTTCCGTTCTGTATCTCTGGACTCCTTTAAACAAATTTATGATAAATTAGGAATTACATTTGATTCGTTCAAGGGTGAAGCTTTCTATAATGATAAGATGGACGAGGTTGTTCAAATTTTGGAAGATAAAAACCTTCTAAAAGAAAGCCAAGGTGCTGAAATTGTTGATTTAGACAAGTACAATTTAAATCCAGCATTGATCAAGAAAACTGATGGGGCAACGCTTTATATCACACGTGATTTGGCAGCTGCCATTTATCGTAAACGAACTTATGATTTTTCACAGTCTTTATATGTGGTTGGAGCGGAGCAGATTAACCATTTCAAACAATTAAAGGCCGTCCTGAAGGAAATGGGTTTTGACTGGTCGGATGATATTCATCATGTCCCATTTGGTTTAATTACCTTAAACGGAAAGAAACTATCAACTCGTTCAGGTCGGGTGGTTCTTTTGGATAAGGTTTTGGATGACGCAATTGATTTGGCCAAAAAACAGATTCAAGATAAAAATCCTGATTTGGCTAATGCAGATAAAGTTGCTCACGAAGTTGGTGTGGGAGCCGTAATTTTCCACGATCTTAAAAATGAACGAATGAATTCTTTTGATTTTGACTTGAATGAGGTTGTACGTTTTGAAGGTGAAACAGGACCTTACGTTCAGTACACAAGGGCGCGTGCAGAAAGTATCTTACGGAAAGCAGAACATCAAGTAACTACGGATGGTTTGAAGCTGGCAGATCCGAATGCCTGGGAAACTTTGAAACAGTTACAGAACTATCCTGATACAATTTTGCGTGCGGTTAAAGAGTATGAACCATCAATCATCGCAAAATATGCACTTCATTTATCAAAATCATTTAATCAATACTATGCAAATTCAAAAGTATTGGTAAAAGATGAGCAACTAAATGCACGTTTGGCACTTGTTAAGAGTGTCAGTGTTGTTTTAGAAAATGCCCTCAGCTTGTTAGGTGTACAGTCCCCAGAAGAAATGTAA
- a CDS encoding EAL domain-containing protein, with the protein MKIEDYCFFRQTCYDIRYDMVEGYELLMRERVDGQWQVPKSFRLMTPEFFATIVTDAMLHLPSKSQIMVNLDHDQFVDQGMLDALIDVHRKLPDYSLTLELTERDNTKTIMDVELLKSAMYATSKGLLLSFDDVGSGVNQFEILKPLFPYVAELKFALQNFEPEINVAYNKLAFWSQTANYLDKKFVLEGMETREDVIIAQQLDIKYGQGFYYDRPQKFY; encoded by the coding sequence ATGAAAATTGAGGATTATTGTTTTTTCCGGCAAACATGTTATGACATTCGTTACGACATGGTAGAAGGATATGAATTATTAATGCGCGAGCGGGTGGACGGGCAATGGCAAGTACCAAAAAGTTTTCGTTTGATGACGCCAGAATTCTTTGCCACAATTGTCACCGACGCCATGCTACATTTACCTTCTAAATCGCAAATAATGGTTAATTTAGACCATGATCAGTTTGTCGATCAGGGAATGTTGGATGCCTTAATTGATGTTCATAGAAAACTGCCAGATTACAGTTTGACGTTAGAATTAACAGAGCGTGATAACACCAAAACCATTATGGATGTAGAATTACTAAAGTCTGCGATGTATGCGACAAGCAAAGGATTACTGCTTAGTTTTGATGATGTTGGATCTGGTGTTAATCAGTTTGAGATTTTGAAGCCGTTATTTCCTTATGTGGCAGAACTAAAGTTTGCGCTTCAAAACTTTGAGCCAGAAATAAATGTAGCTTATAACAAACTTGCCTTTTGGAGCCAAACAGCAAATTATTTAGATAAAAAGTTTGTGTTAGAAGGAATGGAAACTAGGGAAGATGTGATTATTGCGCAACAGTTGGACATCAAATATGGTCAAGGGTTTTATTATGATCGCCCACAAAAGTTTTATTAA
- a CDS encoding EAL domain-containing protein, giving the protein MENKKYRLLRQACYDLEYGMVDGYELLLRELVNDEWQVPTNFSLLSPDFFAELVSEAMEHLPSKSRIMVNLDHEQFVDRKMLDALIKVHNQMPDYTLTIELTERANTKMIMDVELLRSAMYATSNGLKLSLDDVGTGVNQFEMLKPILPFVSELKFALQNFKAELKQAYNKLYFWQQLANFQGKKFVLEGIETEEDLVVAQQLAVGYGQGFYYDRPQQFY; this is encoded by the coding sequence ATGGAAAATAAAAAATATCGTTTATTACGTCAAGCTTGCTATGATCTTGAATATGGCATGGTGGATGGCTATGAATTATTACTCCGCGAATTGGTGAATGATGAATGGCAAGTGCCAACCAATTTTAGTTTATTAAGTCCAGATTTTTTCGCAGAACTTGTAAGTGAAGCAATGGAACACTTGCCTTCCAAATCTCGAATTATGGTTAATTTAGATCATGAACAATTTGTGGATCGAAAGATGCTGGATGCACTAATTAAAGTTCATAACCAGATGCCAGATTACACACTAACGATAGAATTAACTGAACGGGCTAACACAAAAATGATTATGGATGTGGAGTTACTCAGATCTGCAATGTATGCAACAAGCAATGGTTTGAAGCTTAGCCTTGATGATGTTGGGACAGGTGTTAATCAGTTTGAAATGTTAAAGCCTATCTTGCCTTTTGTGAGTGAGCTAAAATTTGCTTTGCAAAATTTTAAAGCAGAATTAAAGCAAGCCTACAACAAACTCTACTTCTGGCAGCAACTAGCAAACTTTCAAGGAAAAAAGTTTGTGCTAGAAGGTATTGAAACAGAAGAGGATTTAGTAGTTGCACAACAACTAGCTGTGGGATATGGTCAAGGCTTCTATTACGATCGACCACAACAATTTTATTAA
- a CDS encoding aminotransferase, whose protein sequence is MEIKGFGVEEWLNENEKAARLDISQSTIKSLTLGELLKFDSQDPTEQITKYLDTKLNYGWIEGSPEFKQLVAELYANVDSQNILQTNGATGGNFLVLFSLLNPGDQIISLYPSYQQLYDIPKSLGVKVDNWDIQEDLDWQPDIEQLKQLISPKTKMICLNNAQNPTGSLLKESLLKQVVTLAREVGAYVLADEVYQPVDKVDQFMSVADLYERGISVNSLSKTYSVPGLRIGWVATQSSKLADIFRKYRDYTMISGGVVNDTLACVALRNRREILLRNEKIVKRNHEILRKWVDSQEKVDIIMPEQVSTACIKLNIEMDDETFCRNLLDETGVLLVPGNRFDMPGHARVGYCTDTDTLKKGLEELAGFLKACQ, encoded by the coding sequence ATGGAAATTAAAGGTTTTGGGGTTGAAGAATGGCTAAACGAAAATGAAAAAGCGGCTCGGCTCGATATCTCACAAAGTACAATTAAGTCACTAACATTGGGGGAGTTACTAAAGTTTGATAGCCAGGACCCAACCGAACAAATCACAAAATATCTAGATACAAAATTAAATTACGGGTGGATTGAAGGATCCCCTGAATTTAAACAATTAGTTGCTGAACTTTATGCTAACGTTGATAGTCAAAATATTCTACAAACAAATGGTGCCACAGGTGGAAACTTCCTAGTACTATTTAGTTTGTTAAATCCAGGTGATCAGATTATTTCCTTATATCCAAGTTACCAGCAGCTTTACGATATTCCGAAGTCATTAGGTGTAAAGGTTGATAACTGGGATATTCAAGAAGATCTTGATTGGCAACCAGATATTGAACAATTGAAGCAACTTATTTCTCCGAAAACAAAAATGATTTGTTTGAATAATGCACAAAATCCCACGGGCAGCCTCCTCAAAGAGTCATTACTAAAGCAAGTTGTGACGTTGGCAAGAGAAGTGGGTGCATATGTATTGGCAGATGAGGTTTATCAGCCGGTAGATAAAGTTGATCAGTTTATGTCGGTGGCAGATCTTTATGAACGAGGAATTTCTGTGAATAGTCTGTCTAAGACTTATTCAGTACCTGGATTACGAATTGGTTGGGTAGCAACACAATCGTCGAAATTAGCCGATATCTTCCGAAAATATCGAGATTATACCATGATTTCTGGGGGAGTTGTTAATGACACATTAGCTTGTGTTGCTTTAAGAAACCGCCGAGAAATTCTTTTACGAAATGAGAAGATTGTGAAGCGTAATCATGAAATTCTACGTAAATGGGTTGATTCTCAGGAAAAAGTTGACATTATTATGCCTGAACAGGTTTCAACAGCCTGCATTAAGCTTAATATCGAGATGGATGATGAGACTTTTTGTCGGAATTTATTAGATGAAACCGGTGTTTTATTAGTTCCGGGGAATCGATTTGATATGCCGGGCCATGCTCGAGTTGGATATTGCACGGATACGGACACTCTGAAAAAAGGATTAGAAGAATTAGCTGGCTTTTTGAAAGCATGTCAATAA
- a CDS encoding Crp/Fnr family transcriptional regulator has translation MMTDPRNKGNYERYLSQTHECKVLSKPELAEVLKNMQFKQVQKGQHLIDQYDVRNYTFFLKKGFFKTESVNSYCGSSFMSFLCPEMVFPLRGMDTDRSYYYTATALTDAEVVYIPRSLFDKLRYSNHQFSLKITKQMDDVIAETETFLQRTSNSSAKGKIEQALRSINEQFGSDDNLKDGRQIPFPITIKELSHFCGVNRKTTSLVIRELVRAEKISYTDKYLFFLDFTFET, from the coding sequence ATGATGACTGATCCCAGAAATAAAGGTAATTATGAAAGGTATCTATCACAGACTCATGAGTGTAAAGTGCTTAGTAAACCAGAGCTTGCCGAAGTGTTAAAAAATATGCAATTTAAACAAGTGCAGAAAGGTCAACACCTGATTGATCAGTATGATGTGCGTAATTATACTTTCTTTTTAAAGAAGGGATTCTTCAAAACGGAGTCAGTTAATAGCTACTGCGGTTCCTCTTTTATGTCGTTTCTTTGTCCTGAAATGGTGTTTCCATTAAGAGGAATGGATACGGACCGTTCTTATTATTACACGGCTACTGCGCTAACGGATGCGGAAGTAGTATACATTCCAAGAAGTCTATTTGATAAACTTAGATATTCAAATCACCAATTTTCATTAAAAATAACGAAGCAAATGGATGATGTAATAGCAGAAACCGAGACCTTTCTTCAACGAACTTCTAATTCCTCTGCAAAAGGAAAAATTGAGCAAGCTTTGCGGTCGATAAATGAGCAATTTGGTTCAGATGATAATTTAAAGGATGGTCGCCAAATTCCATTTCCAATTACAATTAAAGAACTTTCGCACTTTTGTGGAGTTAATCGCAAAACAACCAGTTTAGTTATCAGAGAGCTGGTAAGGGCTGAAAAAATTAGTTATACCGACAAGTATTTATTTTTTCTGGATTTTACGTTTGAAACTTAA
- a CDS encoding arginine repressor — MKKSERQKIIADLISNQLVAKQDDLMDLLKTRGVVATQATISRDMREMHIVKSADSQGVQRYMIFQSSTEDPTSLLFRTFKQTALQIDQIQFVNIIKTASNDGNRLAAVFDDTKMPEVVGTLAGFDTIVVFSPNQELAAQLNQRLSKYLPDEGK; from the coding sequence ATGAAGAAAAGTGAACGGCAAAAGATTATAGCAGATCTTATTTCTAATCAATTAGTAGCCAAACAAGATGATCTTATGGACTTGCTGAAGACCCGTGGCGTTGTTGCTACCCAAGCTACGATTTCACGTGATATGCGTGAAATGCATATTGTTAAGTCAGCGGATAGTCAAGGTGTTCAACGTTATATGATTTTTCAGTCTTCTACTGAAGATCCAACTAGCTTACTTTTTCGTACCTTTAAACAAACGGCATTGCAAATTGATCAAATTCAATTTGTAAATATTATAAAAACTGCGTCAAATGATGGTAATCGTTTGGCGGCCGTCTTTGATGATACAAAAATGCCGGAAGTGGTTGGTACCTTAGCGGGATTTGATACAATTGTAGTTTTTAGCCCTAATCAAGAATTAGCTGCTCAGTTGAATCAACGATTATCAAAATATTTACCTGATGAAGGAAAATAA
- a CDS encoding PBP1A family penicillin-binding protein encodes MQTNKFFSSLKSGLKQIGHFLAPYWRRLHAFLKRYWKRFQLTRWLIVAFLTFFLIMSGYLTYQAKTADVGNLKNALEKTTVVYDSKNNKAGSLYSQKGTWVGLSKISVNVQNAVISTEDRNFYKEYGFSVKGIGRAALLYAVNKVMHRNYISGGGSTLTQQLVKNALLSQQQTFTRKAKELFLSIEVENLYTKSEILEMYLNNAYFGNGVWGIQDAAKRYFGVSASELTVPQGAVLAGILKSPSAYNPDDHPAASKQRRNVVLELMGENNKLSDSQVKAYQNTKLTTYNGYTNTSDYKYPYYFDAVISEAISRYGLTESDIMNHGYKIYTYLNQSDQTSMQTQFKNSSYFPNNASDGTKVQAASIAINPKTGGVAAVVGGRGKHVFRGFNRATQIKRQPGSTLKPIVAYAPALSSGYSYDSTLQDKLKSYGTNKYRPANYNEQYDGTIPMYKALAESRNAPAVWLLNKIGVSKGYDSAKNFGLNLNKSDKNLALALGGLTTGISPYQLASAYTAFANNGELAQTGFIRKIVDSSGKTIVNNKTQKKRVISKKVAKEMTSMMIGVYSDSYGTGVSAKPANYTIAGKTGSTEVDGASSSDATGDEWMVGYTPDMVVATWEGFDDTTKTNHLENLSGVGLGSLFKSEMESILPNTAGTEFGTSNASSLAAAENSGSGSSNLWDSIKNGTSSAEKNFSKGTDSVKEKANEWLDKAKSFIGQ; translated from the coding sequence ATGCAAACAAATAAATTTTTCTCTTCGCTAAAGTCGGGATTAAAACAAATTGGACATTTTTTAGCTCCTTATTGGCGTCGATTACACGCATTTTTAAAACGATATTGGAAAAGGTTTCAATTGACGCGCTGGTTAATTGTTGCGTTTTTGACTTTTTTTCTTATTATGAGTGGCTATTTAACTTATCAGGCTAAGACGGCTGATGTAGGTAATCTTAAAAATGCGTTGGAAAAAACAACTGTTGTTTATGATTCAAAAAATAACAAAGCAGGGTCCTTATATTCTCAAAAAGGAACGTGGGTTGGCCTGAGCAAGATATCAGTGAATGTTCAAAATGCCGTAATTTCTACGGAGGATCGTAATTTTTACAAAGAATATGGATTTTCTGTAAAGGGAATTGGACGAGCCGCGTTACTATATGCTGTAAACAAAGTGATGCATCGCAATTATATTAGTGGTGGAGGAAGTACGCTGACCCAACAACTTGTTAAAAATGCGCTCTTGTCACAACAACAGACTTTTACACGAAAGGCCAAGGAACTTTTCCTCTCAATTGAGGTAGAAAATTTATATACTAAATCAGAAATTCTGGAAATGTATTTAAATAATGCGTACTTTGGTAATGGCGTTTGGGGGATTCAGGATGCTGCAAAGCGTTACTTTGGTGTTTCTGCAAGTGAGTTAACAGTTCCTCAAGGAGCAGTTTTGGCAGGAATTTTAAAATCCCCAAGTGCGTACAATCCGGATGATCATCCAGCAGCCTCTAAGCAACGTCGGAACGTTGTCCTAGAATTAATGGGTGAAAATAATAAATTGTCCGATTCTCAGGTAAAAGCCTACCAAAACACAAAACTTACGACCTATAACGGTTATACGAATACGAGTGATTACAAATATCCTTATTATTTTGATGCAGTTATCAGCGAGGCAATCAGTCGTTATGGATTAACGGAATCTGACATCATGAATCATGGATATAAAATTTATACTTACTTGAATCAATCTGATCAAACGAGTATGCAAACCCAGTTTAAGAATTCAAGTTATTTTCCGAATAACGCCTCTGATGGAACCAAGGTTCAAGCTGCTTCAATTGCTATTAATCCGAAAACGGGTGGGGTTGCAGCTGTTGTTGGTGGACGTGGTAAGCATGTTTTCCGAGGCTTTAATCGGGCCACACAGATTAAACGGCAACCTGGATCAACTTTAAAACCAATTGTTGCTTATGCGCCGGCTTTGAGTAGCGGTTATTCTTATGATTCTACTTTGCAGGATAAATTAAAATCGTATGGAACAAATAAATATCGTCCTGCAAATTATAATGAGCAATATGATGGCACCATTCCTATGTACAAAGCACTAGCTGAAAGTCGTAACGCACCAGCTGTTTGGTTGTTAAACAAAATTGGCGTTTCAAAAGGCTATGATTCTGCTAAGAATTTTGGCTTGAATTTGAACAAAAGCGATAAAAATTTAGCACTTGCATTAGGCGGATTGACGACGGGAATTTCACCTTATCAATTGGCTAGCGCGTATACGGCTTTTGCTAACAATGGTGAATTAGCCCAAACTGGATTCATCCGAAAGATTGTGGACTCCTCAGGTAAAACAATTGTGAACAATAAAACTCAGAAAAAACGGGTTATCTCTAAGAAAGTAGCTAAAGAAATGACCAGTATGATGATTGGAGTGTATAGTGACTCTTACGGGACTGGGGTAAGTGCCAAGCCCGCAAATTACACAATTGCTGGAAAGACTGGAAGTACAGAGGTTGACGGAGCTTCAAGTAGTGATGCAACTGGCGATGAATGGATGGTTGGTTATACGCCTGACATGGTAGTTGCTACTTGGGAAGGTTTCGATGATACGACCAAAACTAATCATTTGGAAAATCTAAGTGGTGTAGGGTTGGGCTCACTATTTAAGTCTGAAATGGAAAGTATTTTGCCGAATACTGCTGGTACTGAATTTGGCACTAGCAATGCTTCTAGTTTGGCAGCTGCCGAAAATTCTGGATCAGGTTCATCCAATTTATGGGATTCTATCAAAAATGGCACTTCTAGTGCAGAAAAGAACTTTTCTAAGGGTACAGATTCAGTTAAGGAAAAAGCCAACGAGTGGTTAGACAAGGCAAAAAGCTTTATTGGGCAATAA
- a CDS encoding YlbF family regulator translates to MAVNIYDTANQMEEELRETTEYKSLVAAYAEMKKDQKAYDLFKDFQEVQVNLQQKQMNGEELSDDEMAHAREIASQVGDVDVIKNLMDKERGLNQLLNDINQIITKPVQNLYHD, encoded by the coding sequence ATGGCTGTTAATATTTATGATACCGCGAACCAGATGGAAGAAGAGCTCCGGGAAACAACTGAATATAAGAGTTTAGTTGCAGCATATGCAGAGATGAAAAAAGATCAGAAAGCATATGACCTTTTCAAGGATTTTCAAGAGGTGCAAGTAAATTTACAGCAGAAGCAAATGAATGGTGAAGAGCTAAGTGACGACGAGATGGCTCATGCACGTGAAATTGCTTCTCAAGTTGGCGACGTTGATGTGATTAAGAATTTGATGGATAAGGAACGTGGATTAAATCAACTTTTGAATGATATTAATCAAATTATTACCAAACCAGTTCAAAATTTATACCACGATTAA
- a CDS encoding metallophosphoesterase family protein — MKFIHAADIHLDSPFRGLRKAPDQIWEKIHNSTYAAFINMVNTAIEENVDFVLIVGDLYDRVQHSIQADLFMNEQLERLNQKQIPVYLSYGNHDYLNENTEIIHYPDNVYVFSAQPEVQQLTLHDGTTVTIVGFSYDKQAVQEDMVAKFPDRNQSDFEIGTVHGSMDSLNAPEANYAPFSKSELLGLHYDYWALGHIHKRQILNEEPAIIYSGNLQGRHKNEAGKKGFYLVTSEGHELKPKFVQASVVNWQPMKVQADSEETFDQLVAKILDQIVDLKDEKPNFINVKIENIQELTSSVLSRIEDDSLLEVVQQALLSKSMHWVYEITPVPTQKTFKLNAIDDEFWKESQKKVFTGENINQLAGSLLNQPFIAEALQHDMPIDQLQDWAETLLLKNGGREEQNDENTED, encoded by the coding sequence ATGAAATTTATTCATGCAGCGGATATCCATTTAGACAGTCCGTTTCGAGGATTACGTAAAGCACCAGATCAAATTTGGGAGAAAATCCATAATTCTACCTATGCAGCGTTTATAAATATGGTTAACACAGCAATTGAAGAAAACGTAGATTTTGTTTTAATTGTGGGTGACCTTTATGACCGGGTTCAACATAGTATTCAGGCTGATTTGTTTATGAATGAGCAGTTGGAGCGCTTGAATCAAAAACAGATTCCGGTTTATTTAAGTTATGGAAATCACGATTATTTAAATGAAAACACAGAAATTATTCATTATCCAGATAACGTTTATGTATTTTCTGCTCAACCTGAAGTACAACAGTTGACCTTACATGACGGTACAACGGTTACGATTGTAGGCTTCAGTTATGATAAACAGGCTGTTCAGGAAGATATGGTGGCTAAATTTCCGGACAGAAATCAATCTGATTTTGAAATTGGAACGGTTCATGGAAGTATGGATAGTTTGAATGCACCAGAGGCAAATTATGCCCCATTTTCTAAGAGTGAATTATTAGGCCTACATTATGATTATTGGGCACTAGGGCATATTCACAAACGGCAAATTCTAAATGAAGAGCCGGCAATAATTTATTCAGGAAATTTACAAGGTAGACATAAAAATGAGGCAGGTAAAAAAGGTTTTTATTTGGTCACAAGTGAAGGGCATGAATTAAAGCCTAAATTTGTGCAGGCTTCGGTCGTTAATTGGCAGCCGATGAAGGTTCAAGCGGATTCGGAAGAGACTTTTGACCAGTTAGTCGCAAAAATCCTGGATCAAATTGTGGACTTAAAGGACGAAAAACCAAATTTTATCAATGTTAAAATTGAAAACATTCAAGAATTGACGAGCTCGGTGTTGTCGCGAATTGAAGACGATAGTTTATTAGAAGTTGTTCAACAAGCCCTATTGAGTAAAAGCATGCATTGGGTTTATGAAATCACACCGGTGCCGACACAAAAAACATTTAAACTGAATGCAATTGACGATGAATTTTGGAAAGAAAGTCAGAAAAAAGTTTTTACTGGTGAAAACATTAACCAGCTTGCTGGAAGTTTATTGAATCAACCATTCATTGCAGAAGCGCTACAACATGATATGCCAATCGATCAACTCCAAGATTGGGCAGAGACTTTGTTGCTTAAAAATGGTGGGCGTGAGGAGCAAAATGATGAAAATACTGAAGATTAA